A single Rhodothermales bacterium DNA region contains:
- a CDS encoding xanthine dehydrogenase family protein molybdopterin-binding subunit, with protein sequence MADPRSAGALRYAQDLEMEGMLHARVLRSPYAHARIVRIDTSSVPDSVVVLTRDDIRDLNRYGCQIQDETVVAVDEALFAGAPVVAVAAATRREADEALQYIDVDYDELPAVFNEMDAIAPGAPLVHPRHYISENDAAYFGMRPIDGTNICHRFRIRHGDIDAGFAGSDVIVEEVFTTDSAAHVPMEPHASLARWHDGRLEVWTGNQTPFNLRMDLAGIFGLKPEQVRIVVPPLGGSFGAKTFVRTEAIAAALARKAGRPVKIVLERAEEWQTMNRHPATLWMKIGAKRDGTLVAKHVMCWANTGAHADSGPGVAQKMGYASPGPYRIPNVWVDSHCVYTNTPPNGAYRGYGQMQCIWASERLMDMLAHKLGMDPLELRLKNILREGDTYCTGETMHDVAFEECLRRSAEAIGWDSSDDHRGKGLCVLMKGMQTPSRASIGIEKEDDGTYTIRCATIEMGQGARPAIRQMAAELLGVPMDRVTFPDPDTDIVPYDTRTTSSRSTHVMSRALVEAVRALELDGRKGVGEVTDKGGLNVDTGQGIASSHWHQGAAGAVVDVDRETGKLHVRHIHASIYAGKVVSRPAAELQNEGSMIMGLGTALFEAIQFDGGQVTNANLSDYNVPSFHDLPRITHDLVEREGAQVYGLGETALPPVPAAIGNALASQGIHQTALPMTAERVIHALDGGDGPARLAAVRKLIETHPRS encoded by the coding sequence ATGGCTGATCCCCGTTCCGCCGGCGCGCTCCGGTATGCGCAGGACCTCGAGATGGAGGGCATGCTTCACGCACGCGTGCTCCGCTCGCCCTACGCGCACGCCCGGATCGTGCGCATCGATACCTCGTCCGTGCCCGACTCGGTCGTGGTGCTCACGCGCGACGACATCCGCGATCTGAACCGCTACGGGTGCCAGATCCAGGACGAAACCGTCGTGGCCGTCGACGAGGCGCTGTTCGCCGGCGCCCCGGTGGTGGCCGTCGCCGCCGCCACGCGGCGCGAGGCCGACGAGGCGCTGCAGTACATCGACGTCGACTACGACGAGCTGCCGGCGGTGTTCAACGAGATGGACGCCATCGCGCCCGGCGCGCCGCTCGTCCATCCCCGCCATTACATCTCCGAGAACGACGCCGCCTACTTCGGGATGCGGCCGATCGACGGCACCAACATCTGCCACCGGTTCCGCATCCGGCACGGCGACATCGACGCCGGCTTCGCCGGCAGCGACGTCATCGTCGAAGAAGTGTTCACGACCGACAGCGCGGCGCACGTGCCCATGGAGCCGCACGCCTCGCTGGCCCGCTGGCACGACGGCCGGCTCGAGGTCTGGACCGGCAACCAGACGCCGTTCAACCTGCGGATGGACCTGGCCGGCATCTTCGGCCTCAAGCCCGAGCAGGTCCGCATCGTCGTCCCGCCCCTCGGCGGGTCTTTCGGCGCGAAGACGTTCGTGCGGACGGAGGCCATCGCGGCGGCGCTGGCGCGCAAGGCCGGCCGGCCGGTCAAGATCGTCCTGGAGCGCGCCGAAGAGTGGCAGACCATGAACCGCCACCCCGCCACGCTCTGGATGAAGATCGGCGCGAAGCGCGACGGCACGCTCGTGGCGAAACACGTCATGTGCTGGGCGAACACCGGCGCGCACGCGGATAGCGGCCCGGGCGTCGCCCAGAAGATGGGCTATGCCTCGCCGGGGCCGTACCGCATCCCGAACGTGTGGGTCGATTCCCACTGCGTGTACACCAACACCCCTCCCAACGGCGCCTACCGTGGCTACGGGCAGATGCAGTGCATCTGGGCGTCGGAGCGGCTGATGGACATGCTGGCGCACAAGCTCGGGATGGACCCCCTCGAGCTGCGCCTCAAGAACATCCTCCGCGAGGGCGACACGTATTGCACCGGCGAGACGATGCACGATGTCGCCTTCGAGGAGTGCCTGCGCCGGAGCGCGGAGGCGATAGGCTGGGATTCTTCCGATGATCACCGCGGCAAGGGGCTCTGCGTCCTGATGAAAGGGATGCAGACCCCCAGCCGCGCGTCGATTGGCATCGAAAAAGAGGACGACGGGACGTACACCATCCGCTGCGCCACCATCGAGATGGGCCAGGGCGCCCGGCCGGCGATCCGGCAGATGGCGGCGGAGCTCCTCGGCGTGCCCATGGACCGGGTGACGTTTCCGGACCCCGACACCGACATCGTGCCGTACGATACACGCACCACGTCGAGCCGCTCGACCCACGTGATGAGCCGCGCGCTGGTCGAGGCCGTGCGGGCGCTGGAGCTGGACGGCCGAAAGGGCGTCGGCGAGGTGACGGACAAGGGGGGGCTGAACGTGGATACCGGGCAGGGGATCGCCTCGTCGCACTGGCACCAGGGCGCCGCCGGCGCCGTCGTCGACGTGGATCGCGAGACGGGCAAGCTGCACGTGCGCCACATTCACGCCTCCATCTATGCCGGCAAGGTGGTGAGTCGGCCGGCGGCCGAACTGCAGAACGAAGGCTCCATGATCATGGGGCTGGGCACGGCGCTGTTCGAGGCCATCCAGTTCGACGGCGGGCAGGTGACCAACGCCAACCTGTCGGATTACAATGTTCCGAGTTTCCACGACCTGCCGCGGATCACGCACGACCTCGTCGAGCGCGAGGGCGCGCAGGTGTACGGCCTCGGCGAGACGGCGCTGCCGCCCGTGCCGGCGGCCATCGGCAACGCGCTGGCGTCGCAGGGCATCCACCAGACGGCGCTGCCCATGACGGCAGAGCGCGTCATCCACGCCCTCGACGGCGGGGACGGCCCCGCGCGGCTGGCGGCCGTCCGGAAACTCATCGAGACGCACCCGCGATCGTAA
- a CDS encoding (2Fe-2S)-binding protein, translated as MNVRFTLNGTPTEVDVRADEMLLDVLRDRLGFPSVRETCSIGVCGSCTVLIDGEPVSSCIYLTPMAEGRAITTIEGLGGDHPVQRAFEEAHAFQCGYCTPAMILTTKRLLEETPHPTDDEIDLALSGNLCRCGCYVKIRDAVKLAAGR; from the coding sequence ATGAACGTACGATTTACCCTCAACGGCACCCCGACCGAGGTGGACGTCCGCGCCGACGAGATGCTGCTCGACGTCCTGCGCGACCGGCTGGGCTTTCCGAGCGTCCGCGAGACGTGCAGCATCGGCGTGTGCGGCTCCTGCACCGTCCTGATCGACGGCGAGCCGGTGTCCAGCTGCATCTACCTGACGCCGATGGCCGAAGGCCGGGCGATCACGACGATCGAAGGGCTGGGCGGCGATCACCCCGTCCAGCGCGCGTTCGAGGAGGCGCACGCGTTCCAGTGCGGCTACTGCACGCCGGCGATGATTCTGACCACCAAGCGGCTCCTGGAGGAAACCCCGCATCCGACGGACGATGAGATCGACCTCGCGCTGAGCGGCAATCTCTGCCGGTGCGGCTGCTACGTCAAGATCCGCGATGCCGTCAAGCTGGCGGCGGGGAGATGA